A section of the Subtercola frigoramans genome encodes:
- the glpX gene encoding class II fructose-bisphosphatase, with protein MTTEAPSLYLEHPDRNLALELVRATEAAAIRAWPYIGKGDKLAADGAAVDAMRLLLGTVNFDGVVVIGEGEKDKAPMLFNGEHVGNGRGPACDIAVDPIDGTSLTAAGRPNAISVMAVADRGTMLDASTVFYMDKIVTGPEGVGVIDIRKPIGENIRALAKAKGKDVSEMKIAVLDRPRHAQLIEEIRAAGAGTRLMLDGDVAGGINAARYETRTDMCVGIGGSPEGIVTACAIKALGGFIQGILKPGSDEERQRGIDAGLKMDHVYEADELVSSDNTFFVATGVTDGGLVKGVRRLGPIIRTESIVLRSHSGTIRRITADHLVDKWL; from the coding sequence GTGACCACCGAAGCACCCTCTCTCTACCTCGAACACCCCGACCGTAACCTCGCACTCGAACTCGTCCGTGCGACAGAGGCCGCTGCGATTCGCGCCTGGCCCTACATCGGCAAGGGCGACAAGCTGGCTGCCGATGGCGCTGCGGTGGATGCTATGCGGCTCCTGCTCGGAACGGTGAACTTCGACGGGGTCGTCGTCATCGGTGAGGGCGAGAAAGACAAGGCGCCGATGCTGTTCAACGGCGAGCACGTCGGCAACGGGCGCGGCCCGGCCTGTGACATCGCTGTCGACCCGATCGACGGCACGAGCCTCACGGCTGCAGGGCGCCCGAATGCGATCTCGGTGATGGCGGTCGCCGATCGCGGCACCATGCTCGATGCGTCGACCGTCTTCTACATGGACAAGATCGTCACTGGCCCGGAGGGTGTCGGCGTCATCGACATTCGCAAGCCCATCGGTGAGAACATCCGTGCTCTTGCGAAAGCGAAGGGCAAGGACGTCTCTGAGATGAAGATCGCTGTGCTCGACCGCCCTCGTCACGCGCAGTTGATCGAGGAGATTCGGGCGGCTGGTGCAGGCACGCGTCTGATGCTCGATGGCGACGTGGCGGGTGGCATCAACGCGGCCCGCTACGAGACCCGCACCGACATGTGCGTCGGCATCGGCGGCAGCCCCGAAGGTATTGTGACGGCCTGTGCGATCAAGGCCCTGGGCGGGTTCATCCAGGGGATTCTCAAGCCGGGCTCCGACGAGGAACGCCAGCGCGGCATCGATGCCGGGCTCAAGATGGACCACGTGTACGAAGCCGACGAGCTCGTCTCCAGTGACAACACCTTCTTCGTCGCCACGGGTGTCACCGATGGCGGACTGGTGAAGGGTGTGCGTCGCCTGGGCCCGATCATCCGCACCGAGAGCATCGTTCTGCGCTCGCACTCGGGAACCATCCGTCGCATCACGGCGGACCACCTAGTGGACAAGTGGCTCTGA